One stretch of Podospora pseudoanserina strain CBS 124.78 chromosome 4, whole genome shotgun sequence DNA includes these proteins:
- a CDS encoding hypothetical protein (COG:S; EggNog:ENOG503P3A1), with product MKTSWLLSFIGLSLLARRARCTDYPLLPYDPETTSDCADWFNNDDGRSCKWVRDYFEATPEEFSRWNPSVGLNCEPWYEWNSYCVITWTKINSTLPATSKTTTTSSLTTTAPILGPSPTAWTDMGCYVEDPELPILDVNFNPNGDSSLSVPKCWQTCYRRFYDYAGVQNGNQCWCGSYVGGEWAANQTSCNSPCTGNPSTFCGGPGFIRIYKADKNVPSVTTTSTAGTVSSTSTSTSGAKRNLDAVKNMGIF from the coding sequence ATGAAGACCTCTTGGTTGTTGTCTTTCATTGGGCTGTCGCTTCTCGCACGCAGAGCGAGATGCACCGACTACCCTCTACTTCCATACGACCCAGAAACCACCTCTGACTGTGCCGACTGGTTCAACAATGACGATGGCCGGTCTTGCAAGTGGGTGCGCGACTACTTCGAGGCTACTCCAGAGGAGTTCAGTCGTTGGAATCCATCTGTCGGCCTCAACTGCGAGCCGTGGTACGAATGGAATTCGTACTGCGTCATCACATGGACCAAGATCAACAGCACCCTGCCGGCTACGAGCAAAACCACAACTACGAGCAGcttgaccaccaccgcgcCCATTCTAGGGCCCTCGCCGACAGCCTGGACTGACATGGGCTGCTATGTCGAGGATCCGGAGCTTCCCATTCTTGACgtcaacttcaaccccaacggAGACTCGTCTCTGAGCGTTCCCAAGTGCTGGCAGACGTGCTATCGCCGTTTTTACGATTATGCCGGCGTTCAAAACGGCAACCAGTGCTGGTGCGGCTCCTATGTCGGCGGCGAGTGGGCTGCCAACCAGACCAGCTGCAACTCGCCCTGCACAGGCAATCCCAGTACCTTTTGCGGCGGTCCTGGATTCATTCGGATTTACAAGGCCGACAAAAACGTGCCTTCTGTCACCACAACTTCAACCGCCGGCACTGTCAGTTCCACGAGCACATCTACTTCTGGCGCGAAGCGTAACTTAGATGCTGTCAAAAACATGGGTATATTTTAG